The Echeneis naucrates chromosome 8, fEcheNa1.1, whole genome shotgun sequence genome has a window encoding:
- the trpm4a gene encoding transient receptor potential cation channel subfamily M member 4a isoform X6, with protein sequence MKELERDGGKVGGTKEKDQNWIPRIIKKRVCTTFVEDSFSSNGALCQCGGVREVHDSMATGDYFGAAIVTQWESRQHSSECPTDAFGELEFAGAGRRHSHFLRLSCDTPPQIIYTLMTAHWGLPSPNLVVSVVGGEGHGKINTWVRDVLRNGLVRAAQSTGAWILTGGLREGVSCCVGEAVRDHAAAAPALSQKQVIAVGVAPWGLVHNRQQLVNTQGSFPARYYVQKTSRDSFCLDNNCQAFLLVDDGSVGQRGGEAAFRANLEDYISHQRTGIWGSGSIEIPVLCMLISGHANMLERVDASLKKATPWLVLAGSGLAADLISELRGNLSSVPLSPSSLPAEGESTQGFSTELRDRVRDKVRKHFPSEAELERLVDSALSIYQNRELITVFHGEQEGLDEFDTVLLKALVRASKRVCSTASECTEELKLAVAWNRVDIAKTELFNGDIQWKYEDLEDSMTDALINDKPQFVRLFCENGLNILDYLTNRRLESLYSSLSDSCLAYTLLQKHLAERQALAGSLPSVDRLQTTPPKSPQNALAGPASAMELSLYEVSRLLWDLLGDVCQPFYYRPLDLDPNSSTRRTLKHVNRLLLGECLYRDQRCLSPWAALFIWAILQNRREMAVYFWEMAGESVLSALGGCKMLRELSKLESETENKLAMKDLAQMFENLAHDVFGECYQNSENRAFTLLIRKSPVWGGATCLQMATAADARLFFSHDGVQSLLSQIWWGDMERTTEVWKLVLTFFLPPFLYTNLIRFREQEEEVKSVEVCLSRDTESLDGNDTTIFSMNDIVQSEEEAEELRNLKEKPKGSFSSNSKRPFIVSRWRQFWFAPVTSFLGNVLMYFLFLCLFAYVLLVNFKPPPPDGPTTLEFVLYFWVFTLVCEEIRQTFFIGSAFILQRMRNYIHDVWNKCDLTAITLFTLGLCCRMFPWSYEFGRAVMAIDFMVFTLRLIHIFAIHKQLGPKIIIVGKMMKDVFFFLFFLAVWLMAYGVANQALLYSYDPRPNWIFRRVFYRPYLHIFGQIPIHEMDADKLSDVNCTDDASRIEAGEEPCVSTYANWLVVILLVIYLLFTNIVLVNLLIAMFSYTFSKVQERSDTYWKFQRYNLIVEYHSRPCLAPPFIIISHLNLFIKRHIRRISSVKRKHFVLELRSREASRLNTWEAIQKENLLSAQNKRQRETDTSRLKRTSIKVDSVLKQLSEMRDHDRRLRVLETECVWFLCSCCLCLLSTHPSLSVSPSLSTAAAPSVG encoded by the exons TAGCAATGGAGCATTGTGTCAGTGTGGGGGTGTGCGGGAGGTCCATGACTCCATGGCAACAGGGGACTATTTTGGAGCAGCTATTGTGACCCAGTGGGAAAGCAGACAGCACTCATCAGAATGTCCCACTGATGCCTTTGGAGAGCTGGAGTTTGCTGGTGCTGGACGTAGGCACAGTCAT TTTTTGCGGCTGTCATGTGACACGCCACCTCAGATCATCTACACCCTGATGACGGCCCACTGGGGTCTGCCATCACCCAACTTGGTGGTGTCAGTGGTCGGGGGTGAGGGTCATGGGAAGATCAATACCTGGGTGAGAGATGTCCTCAGAAACGGTCTGGTCAGGGCTGCACAGAGCACAG GAGCATGGATCTTGACAGGGGGTCTGAGGGAGGGTGTGTCCTGCTGTGTGGGTGAGGCGGTGAGAGACCATGCCGCTGCAGCTCCAGCCCTGTCCCAGAAGCAAGTGATTGCTGTGGGAGTTGCTCCCTGGGGCCTGGTGCACAATAGGCAGCAACTTGTCAACACCCAG GGCAGTTTCCCTGCTCGGTATTATGTCCAGAAAACATCACGTGACTCCTTCTGCCTGGACAACAACTGCCAGGCTTTCCTCCTGGTGGATGACGGCAGTGTTGGCCAGCGCGGGGGGGAGGCAGCTTTCCGGGCTAATCTGGAGGATTACATCTCCCATCAGCGCACAGGCATATGGG gaagtggaagcaTTGAAATCCCAGTGCTGTGCATGCTGATTTCAGGACATGCCAACATGCTGGAG CGAGTAGATGCCTCTCTAAAGAAAGCAACACCCTGGCTAGTTCTGGCTGGTTCTGGTCTGGCTGCAGATCTTATCAGTGAGCTGCGGGGCAATCTGTCCTCTGTTCCCCTCAGTCCATCCTCTCTCCCAGCAGAAGGGGAGTCCACTCAGGGCTTCAGCACAGAGCTCCGGGACAGGGTCCGTGACAAAGTCCGGAAACACTTCCCATCTGAAGCTGAGTTGGAGAGACTGGTGGACAGC GCTCTGAGCATCTACCAGAACAGAGAGCTCATCACTGTATTTCATGGAGAACAGGAGGGTTTAGATGAGTTTGATACAGTACTCCTCAAAGCCCTCGTCAGAG ccaGTAAGCGTGTTTGCAGTACAGCAAGTGAATGCACTGAGGAACTCAAACTAGCTGTAGCCTGGAACCGAGTGGACATTGCCAAAACTGAGCTCTTCAATGGAGACATCCAGTGGAAG TATGAGGACCTTGAGGACTCCATGACAGATGCACTGATCAATGACAAGCCCCAGTTTGTGCGTCTCTTCTGTGAGAATGGTCTAAACATTTTGGATTACCTGACAAACCGGCGCCTGGAGAGTCTGTACAGCTCGCTGTCAGACAGCTGTCTGGCCTACACTCTGCTCCAGAAGCATCTGGCTGAGAGGCAAGCCTTGGCTGGGTCCCTGCCCAGTGTGGACAGACTACAAACAACCCCTCCGAAGAGCCCACAGAATGCCCTTGCTGGACCTGCCTCAGCAATGGAGCTGAGCCTATAtgag GTGTCCCGTCTGCTGTGGGACCTGCTCGGGGATGTCTGCCAGCCTTTCTACTATAGACCTCTGGACCTTGACCCCAACTCCAGCACTAGGAGGACTCTCAAG CATGtcaacaggctgctgctgggGGAGTGTCTGTACCGTGACCAGCGCTGCCTCTCGCCCTGGGCGGCCCTCTTCATCTGGGCTATCCTGCAGAATCGCAGGGAAATGGCTGTTTACTTCTGGGAGATG GCAGGAGAGTCAGTTCTGAGTGCTCTAGGAGGCTGTAAGATGCTGAGGGAGCTCTCAAAATTGGAGAGTGAGACTGAGAACAAACTGGCCATGAAGGACCTGGCACAGATGTTTGAGAACCTGGCACATG atgTATTTGGTGAGTGTTATCAGAACAGTGAGAACCGTGCCTTCACTCTCCTAATAAGAAAGTCTCCAGTGTGGGGTGGCGCTACGTGTCTACAGATGGCTACTGCAGCGGACGCCCGTCTGTTCTTCAGCCATGACGGTGTTCAG TCTCTGCTATCTCAGATCTGGTGGGGTGACATGGAGAGGACCACTGAGGTCTGGAAACTGGTTCTCACCTTCTTCCTGCCCCCCTTCCTCTACACGAACCTCATTAGGTTCAG ggaacaggaggaggaggtgaagtcTGTGGAAGTCTGCCTCAGCAGAGACACTGAAAGTCTGGATGGGAACGATACCACTATCTTCTCCATGAATGACATCGTACAAAG TGAGGAAGAGGCTGAAGAGTTAagaaatctgaaagaaaaaccaaaag GGTCTTTTTCGTCCAACTCAAAGAGACCATTTATTGTCTCCCGGTGGAGACAATTTTGGTTCGCCCCTGTCACCTCCTTCCTTGGCAATGTGCTGAtgtatttcctcttcctctgcctgtttGCCTATGTACTTCTCGTGAACTTCAAGCCCCCACCACCTGATGGTCCCACAACTCTGGAGtttgtgctttatttttggGTTTTCACCTTAGTCTGTGAAGAGATTCGACAA ACCTTCTTCATAGGCAGTGCCTTCATCCTCCAGAGGATGAGGAACTACATCCATGATGTCTGGAACAAATGTGATCTGACTGCCATTACCCTCTTCACTCTGGGTCTGTGCTGCAG AATGTTTCCTTGGTCGTATGAGTTTGGCCGTGCTGTCATGGCAATAGACTTTATGGTCTTCACTCTACGTCTGATCCACATCTTTGCCATACACAAACAGCTTGGACCCAAGATCATCATTGTTGGCAAAATG ATGAAAGacgtcttcttcttcctcttcttcctggcTGTATGGCTCATGGCCTATGGAGTGGCCAATCAGGCTCTACTCTACTCATATGATCCACGTCCTAACTGGATCTTCCGCCGAGTTTTCTATAGACCCTACCTGCACATTTTTGGACAAATACCCATTCATGAGATGGATG CTGACAAATTGAGTGATGTCAACTGCACAGACGATGCCTCACGAATCGAGGCTGGAGAGGAGCCGTGTGTCAGCACCTATGCCAACTGGCTGGTAGTCATCCTCCTCGTCATCTACCTGCTGTTCACGAACATAGTGCTGGTCAATCTCCTTATTGCTATGTTTAG CTACACCTTCTCCAAGGTTCAAGAGCGCAGTGACACCTACTGGAAATTTCAGCGTTACAACCTGATAGTGGAGTACCACTCGAGGCCCTGCCTGGCTCCgcccttcatcatcatctcacaCCTCAACCTTTTCATCAAAAGACACATCCGTCGAATATCCTCAGTCAAGAGGAAACACTTTG TTCTGGAGTTGCGGAGCAGGGAGGCCAGCCGCCTCAACACGTGGGAGGCCATCCAGAAAGAAAACCTCCTCTCAGCTCAGAATAAGCGGcagagggaaacagacacaTCACGACTCAAACGTACATCTATCAA gGTTGACTCTGTGCTGAAGCAGTTGTCAGAGATGCGTGACCATGACCGAAGGCTGCGAGTGTTGGAAACAGAG TGTGTCtggtttctctgcagctgttgctTATGCCTGCTCAGCACTCATCCATCTCTGTCCGTGTCACCCAGCTTGAGTACTGCTGCAGCGCCCTCAGTTGGATGA